Part of the uncultured Fibrobacter sp. genome, GCCTTCTAAAGGCGACATTGCGCCGGATTTGGATCCGGTGGCGTTAGCGATGACTTATGCCGAGGCTCATGCGCAGGCGGTTTCGGTGCTTACCGAAGGCAATTTTTTTAAGGGATCGCTCCGCGACTTGATTGCGGTTGCCGACTTGATGGAACGTCGCCGTCAGCAGGGCTTGCATGCGTGTGCCGTGCTTCGCAAGGATTTTCTCTTGTTCGAAGATGAAATCGACATTGCCTACCGCTGCGGTGCCGATGCCGTGCTCTTGATTGCGCGCATTCTGGATGACGAGCAGCTTGTACGCATGGCGAAGCGTGCGCAGTCTTTCGACATGCAGGCTTTCGTTGAAGTTCGTGAAAAAGACGACTTCCGCAAGCTGAAAGTCGTGACCGAAGCCCTTGGCGAATCTGCGGCCAAAACGATTGTCGCGGGAGTGAATTCTCGCGATTTGGCGACCTTCCATACGGACCCACTCGTGCCGGCGTCGGTGCGTAGTAAACTTCCGGCGAAGGCTGTTTTTGAATCTGGAATATTATGCCCGGCCGATGCGACTTATGCGCGCAATCTCGGGTTTACGGGAATCCTGGTGGGCGAGGCGGTCGCCAAGAATCCGCCGTTAGCCAAAGAAGTGGTCGGTGCGTTTGAATCGGGCTCCGAAAATGCCCGTGGCAAGTTCTGGAAAAAGTTTGCAGAGCGCAAACAGCAGAAACAAGCACGTCATTGCGAGGAACGAAGTGACGAAGCAATCCATGGCACAAATCGTCCGTTAGTCAAAATCTGCGGCATCACGCGCGAAGAAGACGGTCTATTGGCTGCTGAACTCGGCGCCGATATGCTCGGCTTTGTATTCAGCACCACCAAGCGCCTCACCACCGAAGAATTCGTGCGCAACTTCAAAGAGAG contains:
- a CDS encoding bifunctional indole-3-glycerol phosphate synthase/phosphoribosylanthranilate isomerase; translated protein: MSEDILAKIVRMRREDISRLGLNFGIEIPEKRRGGHTEFLGNAGAILEVKRASPSKGDIAPDLDPVALAMTYAEAHAQAVSVLTEGNFFKGSLRDLIAVADLMERRRQQGLHACAVLRKDFLLFEDEIDIAYRCGADAVLLIARILDDEQLVRMAKRAQSFDMQAFVEVREKDDFRKLKVVTEALGESAAKTIVAGVNSRDLATFHTDPLVPASVRSKLPAKAVFESGILCPADATYARNLGFTGILVGEAVAKNPPLAKEVVGAFESGSENARGKFWKKFAERKQQKQARHCEERSDEAIHGTNRPLVKICGITREEDGLLAAELGADMLGFVFSTTKRLTTEEFVRNFKERLLRSTRNDVACHPEQAQRVEGSPLLVGVITDPESAEGKTAIKLAREGVLDAIQLHGVDPSNLAATAIPYYCAARVGEESDFDKVAALRKNGEPRILLDAKVEGIPGGTGKTIPEKLLREKAGELPLWLAGGITPANVAELVGKFAPELIDVSSGVEDAPGIKNSEKLKALFAAL